A genomic region of Trifolium pratense cultivar HEN17-A07 linkage group LG3, ARS_RC_1.1, whole genome shotgun sequence contains the following coding sequences:
- the LOC123917554 gene encoding uncharacterized protein LOC123917554, which translates to MYVGNAALSYAELQQTRQNYTVAKEIYQHVLEGASELEKSGNVYLGGGNLNMEGLMMQAMCGLGQLGSHLSNFRKAEEHLTKALAKAELIYGETHPKVGVILTGMALMYRRKAIEEKSSSLVVQEGLYNKVAKILKFPAAESEGTDAAAPSVKRNDIVALASGGLAEVLNVQENRRSEGEKMKKLSESLWKNSRMSLDDFLGNTEANISPVVDARISRLL; encoded by the exons ATGTATGTAGGCAATGCTGCTCTATCATATGCGGAGCTCCAACAAACAAGGCAGAACTACACAGTGGCTAAAGAGATTTATCAGCATGTTTTAGAAGGAGCCAGTGAACTTGAAAAGAGTGGCAATGTATACTTAGGAGGTGGTAACTTGAACATGGAGGGTTTAATGATGCAGGCCATGTGTGGTTTAGGACAACTTGGATCACATTTGAG TAACTTCCGTAAGGCCGAGGAGCATTTGACAAAGGCATTAGCCAAGGCAGAGCTTATCTATG GTGAAACACATCCCAAGGTCGGTGTTATCTTAACAGGTATGGCTCTTATGTATAGGCGTAAAGCAATTGAGGAGAAATCAAGTTCGCTTGTGGTTCAAGAG GGTCTCTACAATAAAGTTGCAAAAATTTTGAAGTTTCCAGCAGCTGAATCTGAAG GTACTGATGCTGCTGCACCATCGGTTAAGAGAAATGATATAGTGGCTCTTGCAAGCG GTGGATTAGCTGAAGTACTCAATGTCCAAGAAAATAGACGGAGTGAAGGAGAAAAGATGAAGAAGTTGTCCGAGTCCTTATGGAAAAACAGCAGGATGTCTCTGGATGATTTTCTAGGAAATACAGAAGCAAACATAAGTCCAGTTGTTGATGCTCGTATTTCCAGGCTTCTGTAA